In Arachis hypogaea cultivar Tifrunner chromosome 2, arahy.Tifrunner.gnm2.J5K5, whole genome shotgun sequence, a genomic segment contains:
- the LOC140177033 gene encoding uncharacterized protein: protein MGSNAADQHWLSNKIEKRLAIHLQMTRKEASDFLKDEFGIHPNDKMVYRALKEVRDRIVGSETKQYGKLRDYLFELLRSNPGSTALLEVIPIPQSPPGYFGGQLLSAITQDANNHFYTIAYAVVGSETKESWKWFLTLLQEDLGNASVHGWNFMSDQQKGLLEAMKEVMPETPHRNCVMHMWKNFINQFKDLQVRDVVWECASCSTPPEFVETMEKFKKINEEAWEYLTRFDPRVW, encoded by the exons ATGGGGAGTAATGCTGCTGACCAACACTGGCTGAGCAACAAAATTGAAAAAAGGCTAGCTATCCATCTTCAGATGACTAGGAAGGAGGCTAGTGATTTTCTGAAAGATGAGTTTGGGATACATCCTAATGATAAGATGGTTTACAGGGCACTAAAGGAGGTAAGAGACAGAATTGTCGGAAGCGAGACTAAGCAATATGGAAAGCTGAGGGATTATTTATTCGAACTCTTACGCAGCAACCCTGGGTCTACTGCACTCTTAGAAGTGATACCAATTCCAcaatccccacca GGGTACTTTGGTGGACAGTTACTTTCAGCGATTACCCAAGATGCCAATAATCATTTCTATACCATTGCTTATGCTGTTGTCGGATCAGAAACAAAGGAGTCATGGAAATGGTTTTTAACTCTCTTACAAGAAGATCTTGGAAATGCAAGTGTGCATGGATGGAACTTTATGTCGGATCAACAAAAA GGACTTCTTGAAGCAATGAAAGAGGTGATGCCCGAGACACCACATCGTAATTGTGTGATGCATATGTGGAAAAACTTCATCAACCAATTTAAGGATCTGCAAGTCAGAGATGTGGTTTGGGAGTGTGCAAGTTGTTCAACCCCTCCTGAGTTTGTAGAGACTATGGAAAAGTTTAAGAAAATTAATGAAGAGGCATGGGAGTATCTTACAAGATTTGATCCTCGGGTGTGGTGA